A window from Halomicrobium urmianum encodes these proteins:
- a CDS encoding type II toxin-antitoxin system RatA family toxin, which yields MDSVEVSTVVYLPPEDVYEFLEDFPGYARYSKYLREVRQDGDGSPGTRYALTFAWWKLTYTAVSEVTAVDPPTRIDWRIVSELDAEGHWRVEPADDEAPPDRDHASRVWLTVEFDPDSATSDAVDLPLLVSLDWVVDKVRPLIREEAERIVERIVADLEGERRDVDLRIHAGPDDI from the coding sequence GTGGACTCCGTCGAAGTCAGTACCGTCGTCTATCTCCCACCCGAGGATGTCTACGAGTTTCTGGAGGACTTCCCGGGGTACGCCCGCTACTCCAAGTATCTGCGAGAGGTGCGCCAGGACGGCGACGGCTCGCCCGGAACCCGTTACGCGCTGACCTTCGCGTGGTGGAAGCTCACCTACACCGCCGTCTCCGAGGTCACCGCGGTCGACCCGCCGACCCGCATCGACTGGCGCATCGTCTCTGAGCTCGACGCCGAGGGCCACTGGCGGGTCGAACCTGCCGACGACGAGGCCCCGCCGGACCGCGACCACGCGTCCCGCGTGTGGCTCACCGTCGAGTTCGATCCGGACTCGGCCACCTCGGACGCGGTGGACCTCCCGCTGCTGGTGTCGCTCGACTGGGTCGTCGATAAGGTGCGGCCGCTGATCCGCGAGGAGGCCGAACGGATCGTCGAGCGCATCGTCGCCGATCTCGAGGGGGAGCGTCGCGACGTCGATCTACGCATCCACGCCGGCCCCGACGACATCTAA
- a CDS encoding halocyanin domain-containing protein, with the protein MTEGTADVSRRAFMRTAAGATAAAGASGVAAGQDNESSGGGGGGTPDFGGFLDGVGNFDGSVEDATGSDSATVEVGVQANGGAYGFGPVAIHVDNGATVQWEWTGEGGGHNVVSDGDGPLGSDTYSEAGVNYEHTFEEDGIYPYICEPHVGMGMKGAIVVGSDYPTADSGGGGGGGGSSAGGPTMPDSVKSLGVATSFVMLATLGMGYVFVKYGGDYDQPE; encoded by the coding sequence ATGACAGAGGGTACGGCGGACGTCTCGCGTCGCGCGTTCATGCGCACGGCCGCGGGGGCGACGGCGGCGGCGGGCGCCTCCGGCGTCGCGGCCGGCCAGGACAACGAGAGCAGCGGCGGCGGTGGCGGCGGCACGCCGGACTTCGGCGGGTTCCTGGACGGCGTCGGCAACTTCGACGGGAGCGTCGAGGACGCCACGGGATCAGACTCGGCGACCGTCGAGGTCGGGGTCCAGGCCAACGGCGGAGCCTACGGCTTCGGCCCGGTGGCCATCCACGTGGACAACGGCGCGACCGTCCAGTGGGAGTGGACCGGCGAGGGCGGCGGCCACAACGTCGTCTCCGACGGCGACGGACCGCTGGGGTCGGACACCTACAGCGAGGCCGGCGTCAACTACGAACACACCTTCGAGGAGGACGGCATCTACCCCTACATCTGCGAGCCCCACGTGGGCATGGGGATGAAAGGCGCCATCGTCGTCGGCTCCGACTACCCCACCGCCGACAGCGGTGGTGGCGGCGGTGGCGGCGGTTCCAGCGCCGGCGGCCCCACGATGCCGGACAGCGTGAAGTCGCTGGGCGTCGCGACGTCGTTCGTGATGCTCGCGACGCTGGGCATGGGGTACGTGTTCGTCAAGTACGGCGGCGACTACGACCAGCCGGAGTAG
- a CDS encoding Rieske (2Fe-2S) protein — translation MATTEEYERATALDDLAESGREVVSVGGHTVALFHHEGEVYAVDNRCPHMGFPLSEGTVEDGLLTCHWHHARFELACGDTFDVWADDVQTFPTDVRDGDVYVDPDPERDVPPETYWRNRLVDGMQENLSLVVAKSVIHLDDFGEGFHTPLETAVNFGTKYREDGWGRGLTTLGAMANLYDRVDHDEKLRALSVGIGEVADDCAGQPPRHPQHELGNADLSKERLKSWFRETCEVRDEDGAERCIRTAAAVLPPDEVAEIVLAGATDHLYMNASHTLDFANKACQTLDHLDWADAADALAAVVPQITDAARAEETSAWRQPVDAAELCLDAHEALPDLVAAGEGREWTRPDDFVDRLLDDDPEAIVDALRDAVRGGASAEQLTDAVARAATRRVAQFATSNEFSDWDTVHHTFSYATAAHAMARRTDCVEAYRPAFDGATSVYLDRFLNQPAAPVPDPGSTGDADREPDEIRDALLDAFDEHGQVNEAGRLAAAHFDAGGDPDALVRALARGLLREDAGFHELQSLEAAVQRLDAADDERGRRLQLIATARYLAAHFPTRREREQTFTIARRLFRGEQIHGDE, via the coding sequence ATGGCAACGACAGAGGAGTACGAGCGCGCGACGGCCCTCGACGACCTGGCGGAGAGCGGCCGCGAGGTCGTCTCCGTCGGCGGGCACACCGTCGCGCTGTTCCACCACGAGGGCGAGGTGTACGCCGTCGACAACCGCTGTCCGCACATGGGCTTTCCCCTCTCGGAGGGGACCGTCGAGGACGGCCTGCTGACCTGTCACTGGCACCACGCCCGCTTCGAACTGGCCTGCGGGGACACCTTCGACGTGTGGGCCGACGACGTCCAGACGTTCCCCACCGATGTCCGCGACGGCGACGTCTACGTCGACCCGGACCCCGAGCGGGACGTCCCCCCGGAGACGTACTGGCGCAACCGACTCGTCGACGGCATGCAGGAGAACCTCTCGCTGGTCGTGGCGAAGTCGGTGATTCACCTGGACGATTTTGGTGAGGGGTTCCACACCCCGCTGGAGACGGCGGTGAACTTCGGCACGAAGTACCGCGAGGACGGCTGGGGACGCGGACTCACCACGCTCGGTGCGATGGCGAACCTCTACGACCGCGTCGACCACGACGAGAAGCTGCGCGCGCTGTCCGTCGGCATCGGCGAGGTGGCCGACGACTGCGCCGGCCAGCCGCCCCGCCATCCCCAGCACGAACTCGGCAACGCCGACCTCTCGAAGGAGCGGCTGAAGTCGTGGTTCCGCGAGACCTGCGAGGTCCGCGACGAGGACGGCGCAGAGCGCTGCATCCGGACCGCCGCGGCCGTCCTCCCGCCCGACGAGGTGGCGGAGATCGTCCTCGCCGGCGCGACGGACCACCTGTACATGAACGCGAGCCACACCCTCGATTTCGCGAACAAGGCCTGCCAGACGCTGGACCACCTCGACTGGGCGGACGCCGCCGACGCGCTCGCCGCCGTCGTCCCGCAGATCACCGACGCTGCGAGGGCCGAGGAGACCTCGGCGTGGCGCCAGCCAGTCGACGCGGCCGAACTGTGTCTGGACGCCCACGAGGCCCTCCCCGACCTCGTCGCCGCCGGCGAGGGGCGCGAGTGGACCCGGCCCGACGACTTCGTGGACCGCCTCCTCGACGACGACCCCGAGGCCATCGTCGACGCCCTCCGGGACGCCGTCCGCGGGGGCGCGTCCGCCGAGCAACTGACCGACGCCGTCGCACGCGCCGCGACGCGGCGGGTCGCGCAGTTCGCCACGAGCAACGAGTTCTCCGACTGGGACACGGTCCACCACACCTTCTCCTACGCGACGGCCGCCCACGCGATGGCCCGTCGGACCGACTGCGTCGAGGCCTACCGCCCCGCCTTCGACGGCGCGACGTCCGTCTACCTCGACCGCTTCCTGAACCAGCCCGCGGCGCCGGTTCCGGACCCGGGGTCGACGGGCGACGCCGACCGCGAGCCCGACGAAATCCGCGATGCGCTGCTGGACGCCTTCGACGAGCACGGCCAGGTGAACGAGGCCGGACGCCTCGCCGCGGCCCACTTCGACGCCGGCGGCGACCCCGACGCGCTCGTCCGGGCGCTCGCCCGCGGCCTGCTCCGGGAGGACGCCGGCTTCCACGAGCTACAGAGCCTGGAGGCCGCCGTCCAGCGGCTCGACGCGGCCGACGACGAGCGCGGTCGACGGCTCCAGCTGATCGCAACCGCCCGGTACCTCGCCGCGCACTTCCCGACCCGGAGGGAACGCGAGCAGACGTTCACTATCGCCCGCCGGCTGTTCCGGGGCGAGCAGATACACGGGGACGAATAG
- a CDS encoding aldo/keto reductase, translating into MNELPALGIGTWQNTDPEECASAVATALDVGYRHVDTAEIYGNEEHVGEGLARADVDREDVFLATKVHSDSTGLTYDDVIETAHGSLERLGVDYLDLLYVHWPTGNYAPGETLPAYDDLVEEGVTRHVGVSNFEPWQVEEAMEALEEPLFANQVEMHPLLQQEELVAHAQEHDYYVVAYSPLARGDVFDVPEVSEVAEKHGVSEAQVSLAWLTRKDNVVAIPKATSREHIEDNWASLDLELDDADVAKIDGIEREDRHLDPDKGPWNE; encoded by the coding sequence ATGAATGAACTGCCGGCGCTGGGCATCGGCACGTGGCAGAACACTGACCCCGAGGAGTGCGCGTCCGCCGTCGCGACCGCGCTCGACGTTGGCTACCGACACGTCGACACGGCCGAGATCTACGGCAACGAGGAGCACGTGGGCGAGGGGCTCGCGCGGGCCGACGTGGATCGCGAGGACGTCTTCCTCGCGACGAAGGTCCACTCGGACTCGACCGGGCTGACCTACGACGACGTGATCGAGACGGCGCACGGCAGCCTGGAGCGACTGGGCGTCGACTATCTGGACCTGCTGTACGTCCACTGGCCGACGGGCAACTACGCGCCCGGGGAGACGCTGCCGGCCTACGACGATCTGGTCGAGGAGGGCGTCACGCGCCACGTGGGCGTCTCCAACTTCGAGCCGTGGCAGGTCGAGGAGGCCATGGAGGCCCTCGAGGAGCCGCTGTTCGCCAACCAGGTCGAGATGCACCCCCTCCTGCAGCAGGAGGAACTCGTCGCGCACGCACAGGAACACGACTACTACGTCGTGGCCTACTCGCCGCTGGCCCGGGGCGACGTCTTCGACGTCCCCGAGGTGAGCGAGGTCGCCGAAAAGCACGGCGTCAGCGAGGCCCAGGTCAGCCTCGCGTGGCTGACCCGGAAGGACAACGTAGTCGCCATTCCGAAGGCGACCAGCCGCGAGCACATCGAGGACAACTGGGCGAGCCTGGACCTCGAGCTCGACGACGCGGACGTCGCGAAGATCGACGGCATCGAGCGCGAGGACCGGCACCTCGACCCCGACAAGGGGCCCTGGAACGAGTAG
- a CDS encoding PAS domain S-box protein, whose protein sequence is MTEDRSRPLVEGTEALASEECAVHEELAERVDLAPLVGVLLDAVSECLLVIDDQGRIAFANPAVDRVFRYEPDELIGERLAELIPQRLRADFLDGFQRYLRTGEQTFEWTEVEFPGLARNGIEVPLSVSVREFAVDDRQYFVGVMRDVTDRVERENELSTERAFVDSVFDALPDVVYAFDREGQFLRWNDRLTAVTGYSDAEVASMHSLDFVAADDRDEVVSSLIEVFETGGIATAEGDLVTKGGERIPFEFTGAPLTDDDGEVVGLTGVSRDVTERRRRERRLERLNALNAVIRSVDEALIEATTRSEMEQAICERLAAADTYVGAAVGGFDTDREALEVWAADGVDVEGFRTLLPGGDRPLADSPAARALDERAVQVIDPTESGEPAWHRDADRQGYDRLVAVPVVTDERTFGVLGVYARRGEGVPEREREILEEMGRVVGDALQNAVTRELLHADAVTELELGTTDSGLTFVSLSGRADCRIELDRVLTFGDDFVFYVTVTGAPVERFREAAGTEPGVESVEHLGTNADRHRFKLNVGSGTMTSALAEYGARTTAATADEGDGRLVAHLSPDVDVRELVDALTETYPETELKARRETSRTLRTPMAVRQELSADLTEKQRAALQAAYFSGYFEWPSRSNTAAEIADVLDIAPQTFHQHLRIAEQKVFRTLFGDGPSNEAA, encoded by the coding sequence GGCGTCCTCCTCGACGCCGTTTCGGAGTGTCTGCTGGTGATCGACGATCAGGGACGGATCGCCTTCGCGAACCCCGCCGTGGACCGGGTGTTCCGCTACGAGCCGGACGAGCTGATCGGCGAGCGACTCGCGGAGCTGATCCCCCAGCGGCTCCGGGCGGATTTCCTCGACGGGTTCCAGCGGTACCTCAGGACCGGCGAGCAGACGTTCGAGTGGACGGAGGTGGAGTTCCCCGGGCTGGCGCGGAACGGGATCGAGGTCCCGCTGTCCGTCTCCGTCCGCGAGTTCGCGGTCGACGACCGGCAGTACTTCGTCGGCGTCATGCGGGACGTCACCGACCGCGTGGAGCGGGAGAACGAACTCAGCACGGAGCGGGCGTTCGTCGACAGCGTCTTCGACGCCCTCCCGGACGTGGTGTACGCGTTCGACCGCGAGGGGCAGTTCCTGCGCTGGAACGACCGCCTGACGGCGGTCACGGGGTACTCCGACGCGGAGGTGGCGTCGATGCACTCACTCGACTTCGTCGCGGCGGACGACCGCGACGAGGTCGTCTCGTCGCTGATCGAGGTCTTCGAGACGGGGGGTATCGCGACGGCGGAAGGCGATCTGGTGACGAAGGGCGGCGAGCGGATCCCCTTCGAGTTCACCGGAGCGCCGCTGACGGACGACGACGGCGAGGTGGTGGGGCTGACGGGCGTCAGCCGGGACGTCACCGAACGGCGCCGGCGGGAGCGACGCCTGGAGCGGCTGAACGCGCTCAACGCCGTCATCCGGTCGGTCGACGAGGCGCTGATCGAGGCGACGACCCGCTCGGAGATGGAACAGGCGATCTGCGAGCGACTCGCGGCCGCCGACACCTACGTCGGGGCGGCCGTCGGCGGGTTCGACACCGACCGGGAGGCCCTCGAGGTGTGGGCCGCCGACGGCGTCGACGTCGAGGGGTTCCGGACGCTGTTGCCCGGGGGAGATCGACCGCTCGCGGACTCCCCAGCGGCGCGAGCGCTCGACGAGCGCGCCGTTCAGGTGATCGACCCGACGGAGTCGGGAGAGCCCGCCTGGCACCGCGACGCCGACCGGCAGGGGTACGATCGGCTCGTGGCGGTCCCCGTGGTCACGGACGAACGCACCTTCGGCGTGCTGGGCGTCTACGCGCGGCGGGGAGAGGGCGTCCCGGAGCGCGAGCGGGAGATCCTCGAGGAGATGGGGCGGGTGGTCGGCGACGCGCTCCAGAACGCCGTCACGCGCGAGCTGCTGCACGCCGACGCGGTGACCGAGCTCGAGCTGGGGACGACCGACAGCGGCCTGACGTTCGTCTCCCTCTCCGGGCGGGCCGACTGCCGGATCGAACTCGACCGCGTGCTGACCTTCGGAGACGACTTCGTGTTCTACGTGACCGTCACGGGCGCTCCGGTCGAGCGGTTCCGGGAAGCGGCCGGGACGGAGCCGGGCGTCGAATCCGTCGAGCACCTCGGGACGAACGCCGACCGGCACCGCTTCAAGCTCAACGTCGGGTCGGGGACGATGACGAGCGCCCTGGCGGAGTACGGCGCGCGAACCACCGCGGCGACGGCGGACGAGGGCGACGGCAGGCTGGTCGCCCACCTCTCCCCGGACGTCGACGTTCGAGAACTGGTCGACGCGCTCACGGAGACGTACCCGGAGACGGAGCTGAAGGCCCGCCGGGAGACCTCGCGGACGCTGCGGACGCCGATGGCGGTCCGGCAGGAGCTGTCCGCGGACCTGACGGAGAAACAGCGGGCCGCGCTGCAGGCGGCGTACTTCTCGGGGTACTTCGAGTGGCCGTCGCGGTCGAACACGGCCGCGGAGATCGCCGACGTGCTCGACATCGCCCCGCAGACGTTCCACCAGCACCTCCGCATCGCCGAGCAGAAGGTGTTCCGGACGCTGTTCGGCGACGGACCCTCGAACGAGGCCGCCTGA
- the dnaJ gene encoding molecular chaperone DnaJ, giving the protein MSEDFYDVLGVSRDASEDEIKEAYRTKAREYHPDVSDDPDAEEKFKKVKKAKEVLTDDEKRQMYDQMGHERFQQAEKHGGVGGNGQRGGRAGGGDPFGGGQGPFGDMGDIFDQFFGGGGRSRSRGGQDLRTSLTIDLQEAYEGVEKELSVRRPETCPDCDGRGHPADSDSRTCPQCNGQGQQTTVQQTPMGRVQQTQTCRRCEGEGTLYDETCGTCGGDGVVRNEATLQVEVPAGIQDGQTIRMNGEGAPGEPGAPSGDLLVEVSVADHPDFERDGDDLKHRLAVSFPQVVFGDTVEVPTLDGAVEFEIPQGTQSGEVFRLEGKGMPRLRRRGHGDLYVEVQVVTPDSLNEEQKEALEAFAEAGGQEIDVDEGFFEKIKNSL; this is encoded by the coding sequence ATGAGCGAGGACTTCTACGACGTACTCGGGGTTTCCCGGGACGCCAGCGAGGACGAGATCAAGGAGGCGTACCGGACGAAGGCCCGCGAGTACCACCCCGACGTCTCCGACGACCCGGACGCCGAGGAGAAGTTCAAGAAGGTCAAGAAGGCCAAGGAGGTGCTGACCGACGACGAGAAGCGCCAGATGTACGACCAGATGGGCCACGAGCGCTTCCAGCAGGCCGAGAAGCACGGCGGCGTCGGCGGCAACGGCCAGCGCGGCGGCCGGGCCGGCGGGGGCGACCCCTTCGGCGGCGGCCAGGGGCCGTTCGGCGACATGGGCGACATCTTCGACCAGTTCTTCGGCGGTGGGGGCCGAAGCCGCAGCCGGGGCGGCCAGGACCTGCGGACCTCGCTCACCATCGACCTGCAGGAGGCCTACGAGGGCGTCGAGAAGGAACTGAGCGTCCGCCGCCCGGAGACCTGTCCCGACTGCGACGGCCGCGGCCACCCGGCCGACAGCGACTCACGCACCTGTCCCCAGTGTAACGGCCAGGGCCAGCAGACCACCGTCCAGCAGACGCCGATGGGGCGCGTCCAGCAGACCCAGACCTGCCGCCGCTGCGAGGGCGAGGGCACGCTCTACGACGAGACCTGCGGCACCTGCGGCGGCGACGGCGTCGTCCGCAACGAGGCGACGCTCCAGGTCGAGGTCCCCGCCGGCATCCAGGACGGCCAGACCATCCGGATGAACGGCGAGGGCGCCCCCGGCGAGCCCGGCGCGCCCAGCGGCGACCTTCTCGTGGAGGTCAGCGTCGCCGACCACCCCGACTTCGAGCGCGACGGCGACGACCTCAAGCACCGCCTGGCCGTCTCCTTCCCGCAGGTCGTCTTCGGCGACACCGTCGAGGTCCCCACGCTGGACGGCGCCGTCGAGTTCGAGATCCCCCAGGGCACCCAGAGCGGTGAGGTGTTCCGCCTGGAGGGCAAGGGCATGCCCCGCCTCCGCCGGCGCGGCCACGGCGACCTCTACGTCGAGGTGCAGGTCGTCACCCCCGATAGCCTCAACGAGGAACAGAAGGAGGCCCTGGAGGCGTTCGCAGAGGCCGGCGGCCAGGAGATCGACGTCGACGAGGGCTTCTTCGAGAAGATCAAGAACTCCCTGTAG
- a CDS encoding type II toxin-antitoxin system VapC family toxin: MRLLDTSVLARWGDPDRKGEVVPYLQDHADERFVTSSLIIFEFFRPVKRRDNRRQVQSWLGRVLDDVEPFTESASMTAAGVESRLREQDAALEMRDLLIAAHARELGATFVTCDSGDFGSRRIQQLLDVDVVA, from the coding sequence ATGAGGCTGTTAGATACGAGTGTCCTGGCGAGGTGGGGGGATCCGGATCGGAAGGGCGAGGTCGTCCCGTATCTACAGGACCACGCCGACGAGCGTTTCGTCACCTCGTCGCTGATAATCTTCGAGTTCTTCAGGCCGGTGAAGCGCCGCGACAACCGCCGGCAGGTCCAGTCATGGCTCGGTCGAGTTCTCGACGACGTCGAACCGTTCACCGAGAGTGCAAGCATGACTGCGGCCGGCGTGGAGTCCAGACTGCGGGAACAGGACGCCGCCCTCGAGATGCGCGATCTCCTGATAGCTGCTCACGCACGGGAACTCGGCGCAACGTTCGTCACGTGCGACAGCGGTGACTTCGGGAGTCGCCGGATCCAACAGCTTCTCGACGTCGATGTCGTCGCGTAG
- a CDS encoding winged helix-turn-helix domain-containing protein, with amino-acid sequence MKQGNTSKQSTEDLLEILADPRRRFVLSYLSRNESATLYDLSSRLAEIEDVDSAADCPDSLTTQLYHVHLPKLEEAGLITYDPVNHDVEPVDLDDERISGLLRLASEADDVSE; translated from the coding sequence ATGAAGCAGGGGAACACGTCCAAACAGAGCACCGAGGATCTGCTGGAGATTCTGGCGGATCCCCGGCGCCGCTTCGTCCTCTCGTACCTGTCGCGCAACGAATCGGCCACGCTCTACGACCTGAGCAGCCGGCTGGCCGAGATCGAGGACGTCGACTCCGCCGCTGACTGTCCCGACTCGCTGACGACGCAGCTGTACCACGTCCACCTCCCGAAGCTCGAGGAGGCCGGGCTGATCACGTACGACCCCGTGAACCACGACGTCGAACCGGTCGACCTCGACGACGAGCGGATCTCGGGGCTCCTCCGACTCGCCAGCGAGGCGGACGACGTCAGCGAGTGA
- a CDS encoding aldo/keto reductase — translation MPNQQPTAESVPTAQGMPMLGLGTWQNTDPDQCADSVATALDAGYRHVDTAQAYDNEEDVGRGIEQADVDREDVFLATKVWIDNLAGDDVIETTEESLEKLGVDYVDLLYVHWPARTYDPEDTLPAFAELKDRGLIERIGVSNFEPRHVDRAREVLDEPVFADQVEMHPLLPQEELREYAEETGLELVAYSPLARGAVFDNDVISAIAADNGVSEAQVSLAWLREKGVTAIPKATSEDHIIDNWGSLSLDLDDEEIERIDAVDERDRRVDPGFAPDWE, via the coding sequence ATGCCGAATCAGCAGCCGACTGCCGAGAGCGTCCCGACTGCACAGGGCATGCCGATGCTGGGGCTAGGCACGTGGCAGAACACGGACCCCGACCAGTGCGCCGACAGCGTCGCGACGGCCCTCGATGCGGGCTATCGCCACGTCGACACGGCCCAGGCCTACGACAACGAGGAAGACGTCGGTCGCGGCATCGAGCAGGCCGACGTCGACCGCGAGGACGTCTTCCTCGCGACCAAGGTGTGGATCGACAACCTCGCGGGCGACGACGTGATCGAGACCACCGAGGAGAGCCTGGAGAAGCTCGGCGTCGACTACGTCGACCTGCTGTACGTCCACTGGCCCGCGCGGACGTACGACCCCGAGGACACCCTGCCCGCGTTCGCGGAGCTGAAAGACCGCGGCCTGATCGAGCGCATCGGTGTCTCCAACTTCGAGCCCCGGCACGTCGACCGCGCCCGCGAGGTCCTCGACGAGCCCGTCTTCGCCGACCAGGTCGAGATGCACCCGCTGCTGCCCCAGGAGGAACTGCGGGAGTACGCCGAGGAGACGGGCCTGGAACTGGTGGCCTACTCGCCGCTGGCCCGCGGCGCGGTGTTCGACAACGACGTCATCTCGGCCATCGCTGCGGACAACGGCGTCAGCGAGGCCCAGGTCAGCCTCGCGTGGCTGCGCGAGAAGGGCGTCACCGCCATCCCGAAGGCCACCAGCGAGGACCACATCATCGACAACTGGGGGAGCCTCTCGCTGGACCTCGACGACGAGGAGATCGAGCGCATCGACGCCGTCGACGAGCGCGACCGGCGCGTCGATCCAGGCTTCGCTCCGGACTGGGAGTGA
- a CDS encoding DUF7333 family protein: MEFDQTVTAVAFLVLFAVLGVGTFMSPMQTSTVAMVLGGLLVFGLVTLLIGVKHGEYRASSR, encoded by the coding sequence ATGGAGTTCGACCAGACGGTGACCGCAGTGGCGTTTCTCGTGCTGTTCGCGGTGCTCGGGGTCGGGACGTTCATGAGTCCGATGCAGACGAGCACGGTGGCGATGGTGCTCGGCGGGCTGCTCGTGTTCGGTCTGGTGACCCTACTCATCGGCGTCAAGCACGGCGAGTACCGCGCGTCCTCGCGGTAG
- a CDS encoding DUF7344 domain-containing protein: MALEIEEPAQVDPELMQVLAPPRRRRVVSVLEDIDALSTESLAASVLADEATAAATVVTDDRRREMHSSLVHVDLPALEDAGVLEYDRTSNWVAARSARPARIAQRIASAADGDDRATLEALANERRQALLTCVAGKGPCELERVARLVAARERDCRPAAVPADVADDVATSLHHVHLPKLGAADLLHYDPEENVVVAVDDLPSVVTDLLSPTGTESA, from the coding sequence ATGGCACTCGAGATCGAGGAGCCCGCGCAGGTCGATCCCGAACTCATGCAGGTCCTGGCGCCGCCGCGGCGCCGCCGCGTCGTGAGTGTCCTCGAAGACATCGACGCGCTGTCGACGGAATCGCTCGCCGCGTCCGTCCTGGCCGACGAGGCGACGGCGGCCGCGACGGTCGTGACGGACGACCGCCGCCGCGAGATGCACTCGTCGCTCGTCCACGTCGACCTCCCCGCGCTGGAGGACGCCGGCGTGCTCGAGTACGACCGCACGTCGAACTGGGTGGCCGCGCGGTCCGCGCGGCCGGCCCGGATCGCGCAGCGGATCGCGTCGGCGGCCGACGGCGACGACCGCGCGACGCTGGAAGCGCTGGCCAACGAGCGCCGCCAGGCCCTGCTCACCTGCGTCGCCGGCAAGGGGCCCTGCGAACTCGAGCGGGTGGCCCGTCTGGTCGCCGCCCGTGAGCGCGACTGCCGGCCCGCGGCGGTCCCCGCCGACGTCGCGGACGACGTGGCCACGTCGCTCCACCACGTACACCTGCCGAAGCTGGGAGCCGCGGACCTCCTCCACTACGACCCCGAGGAGAACGTCGTCGTCGCGGTCGACGACCTCCCGTCGGTCGTCACGGATCTCCTGTCGCCGACCGGCACCGAGTCCGCCTGA
- a CDS encoding antitoxin VapB family protein: MGTTTISLRDEAYDRLKEAKREDESFSDVVLRLTASPTTEEQIEELAGGLGSECANDIEESSSEVRESLVMRSGEE; this comes from the coding sequence ATGGGGACGACCACGATTTCGCTCAGAGACGAGGCGTACGATCGCCTCAAAGAGGCAAAGCGTGAAGACGAGAGCTTCAGCGACGTCGTGCTACGGTTGACGGCGTCGCCGACGACCGAAGAACAGATCGAGGAACTGGCGGGTGGACTCGGCAGCGAGTGCGCGAACGATATCGAGGAGTCCTCGAGCGAAGTCCGTGAGTCTCTGGTGATGAGATCCGGAGAGGAATGA